In Tepidibacter aestuarii, a single window of DNA contains:
- a CDS encoding peptidoglycan-binding domain-containing protein — protein MKKIIISSILSLGIAFAPLHINTANAYTQINSSLLLKTGMRNQNVMLLQNNLKELGYFHVNPTGYYGSITKKSVLDFQKANNLMADGIAGKNTIKKLNLLNGKSTSSVTRGGSSSQSNWTWFSKVQYAIPRGATFEVLDIYSGKSFKANRTYGTNHIDAETISEYDTSIYKSIFGGNWSWNKRPIIVTYNGISLPASMAGMPHAGNDNAPSASYTTWRSGGYGAGTNLDAIKNNGMHGVFDIHFIGSRTHSSNRVDNVHQNNIKIAQKYIGK, from the coding sequence ATGAAAAAAATAATAATATCTAGTATATTAAGTCTAGGAATTGCATTTGCTCCATTACATATTAATACAGCTAACGCCTATACGCAAATTAATAGTTCATTATTACTTAAAACTGGCATGCGAAATCAAAATGTAATGCTTCTACAAAACAATCTAAAGGAATTAGGATATTTTCATGTGAATCCCACAGGTTATTATGGAAGTATAACAAAAAAGTCAGTTTTAGATTTTCAAAAGGCTAATAATTTAATGGCAGATGGTATAGCAGGAAAGAATACAATTAAAAAACTAAACTTATTAAATGGAAAAAGCACTTCTTCTGTAACAAGAGGAGGCTCATCATCACAGTCTAATTGGACATGGTTCTCAAAAGTTCAATATGCAATTCCTAGAGGGGCTACATTTGAAGTACTAGATATATATTCTGGAAAATCGTTTAAAGCCAATAGAACATATGGTACTAACCATATAGATGCAGAAACTATAAGTGAATATGATACATCTATATACAAAAGTATATTCGGAGGAAATTGGTCTTGGAATAAACGACCAATTATAGTTACCTATAATGGAATATCGCTACCAGCGTCTATGGCTGGTATGCCTCACGCTGGAAATGATAATGCACCTTCAGCATCTTATACTACTTGGAGAAGTGGTGGTTATGGTGCAGGGACTAACTTAGATGCAATCAAAAACAATGGAATGCATGGAGTCTTTGATATACATTTCATAGGTAGTAGGACTCACAGCAGTAATAGAGTTGATAATGTACATCAAAACAACATAAAAATTGCTCAAAAATATATAGGTAAATAA